A genomic segment from Fuerstiella sp. encodes:
- a CDS encoding squalene--hopene cyclase: protein MRAQDPQIRFGTQVSSDVETVYIRGLEWLTNNQTDQGNWPGSQSGHGAGDTGICGMAVMVFLASGEDPNFGRYRENIRRTLRYMIQQQQTSTGYLPGSMYQHGFAMLGLAEAYGAVDEDLMQQGQNDTQQRTIGQALELAVRCAVTAQSKNRWGGWRYTPESTDSDTSVSGAVLMGLLAARNAGIPVSDECIDRALGYFQQMTSKQGGVGYSGGVGGLGGSKNLQAISSLVMSIGRRKDLDEYQAVSRQVINNIEHNEAGYPFYFRYYMAQALFQADFDAWKNWNSKTVHRLKSMQNKDGSFQSGHGQAYGTAMSMLALALNYRLLPVYER from the coding sequence CCAGCGACGTTGAGACCGTCTACATTCGGGGTTTGGAATGGTTGACAAACAATCAGACAGATCAGGGAAACTGGCCTGGCAGTCAATCCGGGCACGGGGCCGGTGATACCGGGATTTGTGGCATGGCCGTGATGGTTTTTCTGGCCAGTGGGGAGGATCCTAACTTCGGTCGCTACCGTGAGAACATCCGCAGGACGCTGCGCTATATGATTCAGCAGCAGCAGACATCGACCGGATATCTGCCAGGCAGCATGTATCAACACGGATTCGCCATGCTTGGACTTGCCGAAGCATACGGTGCAGTCGACGAAGACCTGATGCAGCAGGGACAGAACGACACCCAACAGCGAACCATCGGCCAGGCACTGGAACTGGCCGTGCGATGTGCCGTGACCGCACAGTCCAAAAATCGCTGGGGGGGCTGGCGATACACGCCCGAATCAACAGATTCGGACACGTCTGTGTCCGGCGCCGTATTGATGGGACTTCTGGCGGCCCGAAACGCAGGTATTCCGGTTTCGGACGAATGCATCGACAGGGCCCTGGGATATTTTCAGCAGATGACTTCAAAGCAGGGCGGGGTTGGCTACTCCGGTGGTGTCGGGGGGCTTGGAGGTTCCAAAAACCTGCAGGCTATCTCGTCGCTGGTGATGTCCATCGGGCGTCGCAAAGATCTGGACGAATACCAGGCTGTTTCCAGACAGGTGATAAACAACATCGAACACAATGAAGCCGGCTACCCGTTTTACTTTCGCTACTATATGGCTCAGGCGCTGTTTCAGGCCGACTTTGATGCCTGGAAGAACTGGAATTCCAAAACAGTGCACCGGCTGAAATCAATGCAGAACAAAGACGGCAGTTTTCAGAGCGGCCACGGACAGGCTTACGGCACCGCAATGTCAATGCTGGCACTTGCTCTGAACTACCGGTTGTTGCCCGTCTATGAACGATAG